In Mixophyes fleayi isolate aMixFle1 chromosome 11, aMixFle1.hap1, whole genome shotgun sequence, one DNA window encodes the following:
- the UBE2J2 gene encoding ubiquitin-conjugating enzyme E2 J2: MSSNSNKRAPTTATQRLKQDYLRIKKDPVPYICAEPLPSNILEWHYVVRGPEMTPYEGGYYHGKLIFPREFPFKPPSIYMITPNGRFKCNTRLCLSITDFHPDTWNPAWSVSTILTGLLSFMVEKGPTLGSIETSDFTKRQLSAQSLAFNLKDKVFCELFPEVVEEIKQKQRAQEELTNRPQTLPLPDVVPDSDAHLGQNGAALLNGHVPLAAANHPGLQQPNRNHGLLGGALANVFVIVGFAAFAYTVKYVLRSIAQE, encoded by the exons ATGAGCAGCAACAGTAATAAGAGAGCACCAACAACTGCAACACAAAGGTTAAAGCAAGACTATCTGCGGATCAAGAAAGACCCAGTGCCTTATATCTGTGCTGAACCCCTTCCATCAAATATTTTGGAATG GCACTATGTAGTTCGAGGGCCTGAGATGACTCCGTATGAAG GTGGCTACTACCATGGAAAACTAATATTTCCCAGAGAATTCCCATTTAAACCACCTAGTATTTATATGATTACTCCTAACGGGCGGTTTAAATGTAACACACG aCTCTGCCTTTCAATCACAGACTTCCACCCAGACACATGGAATCCAGCATGGTCGGTATCAACAATCCTCACCGGTCTGCTTAGCTTCATGGTGGAGAAAGGACCCACACTGGGCAGCATAGAGACCTCGGACTTTACG AAACGGCAACTTTCTGCGCAAAGTTTAGCATTTAACTTAAAGGATAAAGTTTTCTGTGAGCTGTTTCCAGAAGTAGTAGAG GAAATTAAGCAGAAACAAAGGGCCCAAGAAGAACTAACCAACCGACCACAGACTCTTCCTCTCCCCGATGTGGTGCCGGACTCGGACGCTCACCTTGGCCAGAACGGAGCCGCACTTTTGAATGGTCACGTCCCTTTGGCAGCTGCAAATCACCCGGGTCTACAACAGCCAAACCGTAACCATGGACTCTTGGGAGGGGCATTGGCCAATGTCTTCGTCATAGTGGGCTTTGCCGCCTTCGCCTACACAGTCAAATATGTACTGAGAAGCATAGCTCAGGAATGA